In the Burkholderia multivorans ATCC BAA-247 genome, TTTCCGCGAGCGGCGAGTTGCACGCGCCGGCGCTCGCACGCGAGGTGTTCGACGTGTCGGGCGCGGGCGACACGGTGATCGCGACGGTCGCGACCATGCTCGGCGCCGGCGTGCCGCTCGTCGATGCGGTGGTGCTCGCGAATCGCGCGGCCGGCATCGTGGTCGGCAAGCTCGGCACCGCCACGGTCGACTACGACGAACTGTTTCACTAAGCGAGTCGCGCCACGCGCGAACCGCTTCCTTTTCCAGGCAGGACGATCATGACTCTCATCGTCACCGGCGCGGCCGGTTTTATCGGCGCGAACATCGTCAAGGCGCTCAACGAGCGCGGCGAGACGCGCATCATCGCGGTCGACAACCTGACGCGCGCGGACAAGTTCAAGAATCTCGTCGATTGCGAGATCGACGACTATCTCGACAAGACCGAATTCGTCGAGCGCTTCGCGCGCGGCGATTTCGGCAAGGTGCGTGCGGTGTTCCACGAAGGCGCCTGTTCGGACACGATGGAAACCGACGGCCGCTACATGATGGACAACAACTTCCGCTACAGCCGCGCCGTGCTCGACGCGTGCCTCGCGCAGGGCGCGCAGTTCCTGTATGCGTCATCGGCGGCGATCTACGGCGGCTCCACGCGATTCGTCGAAGAGCGCAGCGTCGAGGCGCCGCTGAACGTGTACGGCTATTCGAAGTTCCTGTTCGACCAGGTCGTGCGCCGCGTGCTGCCGAATGCGAAGAGCCAGATCGCCGGCTTCCGCTATTTCAACGTGTACGGCCCGCGCGAAACGCACAAGGGCCGCATGGCGTCGGTCGCGTTCCACAACTTCAACCAGTTCCGCGCGGAAGGCAAGGTGAAGCTGTTCGGCGAGTACAACGGCTATGCGGCGGGCGAGCAGACGCGCGATTTCGTGTCGGTCGAGGACGTCGCGAAGGTGAACCTGTTCTTCTTCGATCATCCGGAGAAATCGGGCATCTTCAACCTCGGCACCGGCCGCGCGCAACCGTTCAACGACATCGCATCGACGGTCGTGAACACGCTGCGCGCACTCGACAATCTGCCGCCGCTGACGCTCGCGCAGCAGGTCGAGCAGGGGCTGATCGAATACGTGCCGTTCCCGGACGCGCTGCGCGGCAAGTACCAGTGCTTCACGCAGGCCGACCAGACGAAGCTGCGTGCGGCCGGCTACGATGCGCCGTTCCTGACCGTGCAGGAAGGCGTCGACCGCTACGTTCGTTGGCTGTCCGGCCAGGTTTAAGCGCGAGCGTTGCATCGCTAGACTGGGTCTCACGGTCGGCAGCCGCCGGCCGCTTTTCATCGGGAGATCCAGGACATGATCAGAAAGTGGTTTGCAGCGGCGGCGCTGTTCGGCGCATTCGCTTCCGCGTGGGCTGCCGTCGACGTCAATAGCGCGAACGAAGACGCGCTGATGGGAATCAAGGGCATCGGTCCTGCGCGCGCGAAGGCGATTCTCGACGAGCGCGGCGCGCGCGGTCCGTTCAAGGATGCCGCCGATCTCGCGTCGCGCGTGAAAGGGATGGGCGGGCACACGGTCGAGCGCCTCCAGAAGGAGGGATTGACCGTTGGTGCGGCCGGCCCAAGCGCCGCTGGTTCGCCTGCGGCCGGCAAGGCCGCATCGCCCGCCGCCGCAAAACCCGCAGGCGCACCCACGCGCACGGCACAGAAGTAACGCGCCGGACGAAACGACAGGCTCCTTCAGTCGCCGTCGTTGCGACGGCTTCCCGCGGCATGCCGCGGGTTTTTTGCGTGGATGCGCTGACGGGCGCACGTTGCGCGGCACGTCGCGTATTCCATCGTTGCAATGTGGGTTGCGGGCGCGGCGACGGGCGGTGGTTTACAATCGACCGATTGATCGGCCTCGCACTCACGGTATCTCCATGGCTTACAAAACTATCGAAGACACGATCGGCAACACGCCGCTCGTGCAACTGGTCCGCCTGCCGGACGACGAGATTCGCGCGCGCAACAACGTGATTCTCGCGAAGCTGGAGGGCAACAATCCGGCCGGGTCCGTGAAGGATCGCCCGGCACTGTCGATGATCAGCAAGGCCGAGGCACGCGGCCGCATCAAGCCGGGCGATACGCTGATCGAAGCGACGAGCGGCAACACGGGCATCGCGCTCGCGATGGCCGCCGCGATCCGCGGCTACAAGATGGTGCTGATCATGCCCGAGGATCTGTCCGTCGAGCGTCGGCAGAGCATGGCCGCGTACGGCGCAGAGATCATCCTGACGCCGGTGAAGGGCGGGATGGAACTGGCGCGCGATCTCGCGGAGCAGATGCAGCGCGAAGGCAAGGGCGTGATCCTCGATCAATTCGGCAATCCCGACAATCCGATCGCACACTACGAAGGCACCGGCCCGGAGATCTGGCGCGACACCGAAGGGCGCGTCACGCACTTCGTGTCCGCGATGGGCACGACGGGCACGATCATGGGCACGTCGCGCTATCTGAAGGAACAGAATCCGGCGATCGAGATCATCGGTGCGCAGCCGGAAGACGGCTCGCGCATTCCGGGCATTCGCAAGTGGCCGGAAGCCTATATGCCGACGATTTTCGAGCGCAGCCGCGTCGATCGCGTCGAGAACGTGAGCCAGGCCGCAGCCGAGACGATGGCGCGCCGGCTCGCGTCGGTCGAAGGCATTTTTGCCGGCATTTCGTCGGGCGGCGCATGCGAAGTCGCGATGCGCATCGCGCGTCAGGTCGAGAACGCGACGATCGTCTTCATCATCTGCGATCGCGGCGACCGCTATCTGTCTACCGGCGTGTTTCCGGCGTGACGCTGCGCGCCTCGCACGGGCCGCGCTTCAACAACAAAAAAACGCCGCATGCAGCGGCGTTTTTCTTGATGGCGGGCAGGATTACTGCGACGTCGACTGCGAGTCCGCATCGCTCGGCGGCAGTGCGCCGCTCGCTTCCATCTGCGCCTTCACCGCTTCGCCGAGCTGATACACGGCGAGCGCATAGAAGAAGCTGCGGTTGTAACGCGTCAGCACGTAGAAGTTCTTGAGGCCGAGCATGTATTCGGTCGCACTGCCCGGCGAGGGCAAGTCCACGACCGTAACGGGCGTGCCGGCTTCCGTCGTGATGTTGACCGTCGGTTCGTTCAGCGTCATGCCGGCGCGCAGCAGTTGCGACAGCGCCCAGTGCGGTTCGGGCTGACCGTCGGCGGCCGCCTGCGCGATGCCGAGGCTGCCCGTATCGGGCGTGATCTGCCACACCACGGGACGGTCGGTTTCCCAGCCGTGCTGCTTCAGATAGTTCGCAACGCTGCCGATCGCATCGGCCGCGCTGCTGCGCAGATCGACGCGACCGGTGCCGTCGTAGTCGACCGCATAGTCGCGGATGCTGCTCGGCAGGAACTGCGGAATGCCGATCGCGCCCGTGTACGAACCGAGCACGGTGGTCGGGTCGAGCTGGCTGTCGCGCGTCCACACGAGGAAATCCTCGAGGTTCTTGCGGAACGTCGCCTGACGGCTGTCGCGGTTCGGCGTGTCCGGATAGTCGAACGCCAGCGTCGTCAGCGCATCGAGCACGCGGAAGTTGCCCATGTAGCGGCCGTAGATCGTTTCGACGCCGATGATGCCGACGATCACTTCCGGCGGCACGCCGAACTCCTGCGACGCGCGCTGCAACGTCGCCTGGTTCGCCTTCCAGAACTTCACGCCCGCGTTGATGCGGATCGGCTCGATGAAGCGCGAACGATAGACGCGCCAGTTCTTCACGGTCGGCGTCGGTGCGGGCCGCACGAGCTTGACGGCCGTCGCCGAGTAGCTGACGCGCGAGAACAGCGCATGCAGGCTCGCGGCGTCGAAACCGTTGCGGCTCGCCATGTCGTCGATGAACGCATCGATCTTCGGATTGTTCGCGTAGCGCTGCGGAACGATCTCTTCTTCGAAAGTCTGGCCCGGCTGCGCCGGCTGTTGCGGCTGCGCCTGCGCGACGCGCAGGCCGGATTTCGCGGACGCCGTCTGTGCGCCGGCGGGCGCCGCGCACAATGCGGCGACGGCAGCGACGACGAGCGGAAGGCGAGCGCGGAACAGCGCGGAGAGAAGGGCGGCAGGCTTGCTGAAATTCATGTCGAAGCGCTCGGACAGGGCGATTGTGTTCGGCGCAGTATACCCGACGCATCCCGCGCGCCGACGCGAAGCGGACGCGCGATGTGGTAAGTTAGCGGCGAATTCGCGGCAGACGATGGACATCATTGAAGGAGACCTGCGGCGCATCCAGCGCTGCAGATGACACGTTATGGCAACCGCCTTCTATACGCACCCCGACTGCATGCTGCACGAGATGGGGCAGTGGCATCCGGAATGCCCGGCCCGGCTGTCGGCGATCCAGGATCAGCTGATCGCGAGCCGCATCGACGATCTGATCGTGCACGAAACGGCGCCGTTCGCGAGCGAAGTCGCGCTCGGCCGCGTGCATACGCAGGCGCACATCGACTATCTGCGCGGGTTGACGCCCGTCGACGGCTACGTCGAGATCGACCCCGATACGCTGATGAACCGCGACACGTGGCGCGCCGCATTGCGCGCGGCCGGCGCCGCGGTCGCGGCGACCGACGCGGTGATCGAGGGCCGCTACGCGAACGCGTTCTGCAGCGTGCGTCCGCCCGGCCATCATGCCGAGCCCGCGCGCGCGATGGGCTTCTGCTTCTTCAACAACGTCGCGGTCGCGGCGCGGCACGCGCTCGACGTGCACGGCCTCGAGCGCGTCGCGATCGTCGATTTCGACGTGCATCACGGCAACGGCACCGAGGCCGCGTTCGCGAACGACGCGCGCGTGCTGATGTGCAGCTTCTTCCAGCATCCGCTGTATCCGTTCTCGGGCGTCGATCATCAGGCGCCGAACATGGTGAACCTGCCGATGCCCGCGCGCAGCAACGGAATGGCGATCCGCGAAGCGGTCGACATGTTCTGGCTGCCGCGTCTCGACGCGTTCAAGCCGCAGATGCTGTTCGTATCCGCGGGCTTCGATGCGCATCGCGAGGACGACATCGGCAATCTCGGTCTCGTCGAAGCCGACTTCGAGTGGCTCACCGCACAGATCGTCGACGTTGCGCGCCGGCATGCGCAGGGCCGCATCGTCAGCTGTCTCGAGGGCGGCTACAACCTGTCGGCGCTCGGCCGCAGTGTCGTCGCGCATCTGCGCGTGCTCGCCGGCATCTGACGGCCCGCGCCCGGCGCGCACTCAGCGCGCCGGCACGCGCGCATCTATCCAGCCGATCAGCGCATCGATCACGCGCTCGCGCTCGATGTCGTTCATCGTTTCGTGAAATCCGCCTTCGTATAGCGTCAGCGTGCGGTCGGCCGAGCCGACGCGCGCGCCGAACGTGCGGCTGCCGTCCGGTTCGGTCAGTTTGTCCGCGGTGCCGTGGTAGACGAGCACCGGAACGCGCAGCGCGCTGCGGCCGCGCTCGATGCGCGCCATCGCGTC is a window encoding:
- the rfaD gene encoding ADP-glyceromanno-heptose 6-epimerase yields the protein MTLIVTGAAGFIGANIVKALNERGETRIIAVDNLTRADKFKNLVDCEIDDYLDKTEFVERFARGDFGKVRAVFHEGACSDTMETDGRYMMDNNFRYSRAVLDACLAQGAQFLYASSAAIYGGSTRFVEERSVEAPLNVYGYSKFLFDQVVRRVLPNAKSQIAGFRYFNVYGPRETHKGRMASVAFHNFNQFRAEGKVKLFGEYNGYAAGEQTRDFVSVEDVAKVNLFFFDHPEKSGIFNLGTGRAQPFNDIASTVVNTLRALDNLPPLTLAQQVEQGLIEYVPFPDALRGKYQCFTQADQTKLRAAGYDAPFLTVQEGVDRYVRWLSGQV
- a CDS encoding ComEA family DNA-binding protein, producing MIRKWFAAAALFGAFASAWAAVDVNSANEDALMGIKGIGPARAKAILDERGARGPFKDAADLASRVKGMGGHTVERLQKEGLTVGAAGPSAAGSPAAGKAASPAAAKPAGAPTRTAQK
- the cysM gene encoding cysteine synthase CysM, with the translated sequence MAYKTIEDTIGNTPLVQLVRLPDDEIRARNNVILAKLEGNNPAGSVKDRPALSMISKAEARGRIKPGDTLIEATSGNTGIALAMAAAIRGYKMVLIMPEDLSVERRQSMAAYGAEIILTPVKGGMELARDLAEQMQREGKGVILDQFGNPDNPIAHYEGTGPEIWRDTEGRVTHFVSAMGTTGTIMGTSRYLKEQNPAIEIIGAQPEDGSRIPGIRKWPEAYMPTIFERSRVDRVENVSQAAAETMARRLASVEGIFAGISSGGACEVAMRIARQVENATIVFIICDRGDRYLSTGVFPA
- the mltB gene encoding lytic murein transglycosylase B — protein: MMSIVCREFAANLPHRASASRRRAGCVGYTAPNTIALSERFDMNFSKPAALLSALFRARLPLVVAAVAALCAAPAGAQTASAKSGLRVAQAQPQQPAQPGQTFEEEIVPQRYANNPKIDAFIDDMASRNGFDAASLHALFSRVSYSATAVKLVRPAPTPTVKNWRVYRSRFIEPIRINAGVKFWKANQATLQRASQEFGVPPEVIVGIIGVETIYGRYMGNFRVLDALTTLAFDYPDTPNRDSRQATFRKNLEDFLVWTRDSQLDPTTVLGSYTGAIGIPQFLPSSIRDYAVDYDGTGRVDLRSSAADAIGSVANYLKQHGWETDRPVVWQITPDTGSLGIAQAAADGQPEPHWALSQLLRAGMTLNEPTVNITTEAGTPVTVVDLPSPGSATEYMLGLKNFYVLTRYNRSFFYALAVYQLGEAVKAQMEASGALPPSDADSQSTSQ
- a CDS encoding histone deacetylase family protein, with product MATAFYTHPDCMLHEMGQWHPECPARLSAIQDQLIASRIDDLIVHETAPFASEVALGRVHTQAHIDYLRGLTPVDGYVEIDPDTLMNRDTWRAALRAAGAAVAATDAVIEGRYANAFCSVRPPGHHAEPARAMGFCFFNNVAVAARHALDVHGLERVAIVDFDVHHGNGTEAAFANDARVLMCSFFQHPLYPFSGVDHQAPNMVNLPMPARSNGMAIREAVDMFWLPRLDAFKPQMLFVSAGFDAHREDDIGNLGLVEADFEWLTAQIVDVARRHAQGRIVSCLEGGYNLSALGRSVVAHLRVLAGI